A stretch of the Hyalangium minutum genome encodes the following:
- a CDS encoding HAD family hydrolase yields MGVAFFDLDKTLLAVNSATLWIRREVALGHISRLQALRASLWIARYHLGFVSMQDAVVAAIAQLAGTSAQALQDRTTAFYEAQVRPLYRPGALRAVEEHRGAGDRLVLLTSSSGYLSELVLRDLRLDAILCNRFEVDAHGLHTGRPLGDVCFGSGKLTHAERYSREAGFALSQCSFYTDSYSDLPVLEVVGRPVAVHPDYRLRREAVRRGWPVVDWGVPSIGAPAAGSPASPQAGSGAG; encoded by the coding sequence ATGGGCGTCGCGTTCTTCGATCTCGACAAGACGCTGCTCGCGGTGAACTCCGCCACGCTGTGGATCCGCCGTGAGGTGGCCCTGGGCCACATCTCCCGTCTTCAGGCACTTCGCGCCAGCCTGTGGATCGCCCGCTACCACCTGGGCTTCGTCTCCATGCAGGACGCGGTGGTCGCGGCCATTGCCCAGCTGGCGGGCACCTCGGCTCAGGCGCTCCAGGATCGCACCACCGCCTTCTATGAGGCGCAGGTCCGTCCGCTCTATCGCCCCGGCGCCCTTCGCGCCGTCGAAGAGCATCGCGGCGCGGGAGATCGGCTGGTGCTGCTGACGTCCTCCTCGGGCTACCTCTCAGAGCTCGTCTTGCGCGATCTGCGCCTGGACGCCATCCTCTGCAACCGCTTCGAGGTGGATGCGCACGGCCTGCACACCGGCCGTCCTCTGGGAGATGTCTGCTTCGGATCGGGCAAGCTCACCCACGCGGAGCGCTACTCCCGGGAGGCGGGCTTCGCGCTGTCCCAGTGCTCCTTCTATACGGACTCGTATTCGGATCTGCCCGTGCTGGAGGTGGTGGGGAGGCCCGTGGCCGTGCACCCGGACTACCGCCTGCGCCGCGAGGCGGTGCGGCGCGGCTGGCCGGTGGTGGACTGGGGTGTGCCCTCCATCGGGGCCCCGGCCGCCGGTTCGCCTGCGTCTCCGCAGGCGGGCTCCGGCGCCGGGTGA
- a CDS encoding TonB family protein, whose amino-acid sequence MIKSDAPSTEAVATPGGDPLVGRTLNGRFSITEPIGIGGMGKVYKAMQAPLDRVVALKVLNPSFPSTKDPGFQQRFLREASLTSKLRHPNTVTVIDYGQSEDGIYYIAMEYLEGRTLAQALAQSGSLPWSRVIAIVQQVCRSLREAHGIGIVHRDLKPANIMLLNESDQDLVKVLDFGLVKYIAENEAQAALNPEITQSGTFLGSPQYMAPEQARNVSDARSDIYSLGVVMYQMLQGRPPFIARDHLELIFAHCKEPPPPFNSLRPHHPVPADIEHVVMRCLEKDPARRYQSMDEMLEALRTANMAAGGHSGIFKRPGAGATTGPHPSPAFASAAATDTSSSTLALDISVEEPESAAKGRKRKTLALALAGGAIVLGLGTTFAVMRPKEAPPAAPVVAEATPAAAPAPSTPPPAAPEPTQAAPQKVRFRLMSEPTGARVYYQGKERGTTPFVLELPAGGDGTVTAELVFALEGYQTEAVITGGSGDVVLSQKLQRRRGGLPGSRTEFASARGSSLEPATSMASLHPAESLAPSAPVAKAADSDNAPTETSGSGGAVQVLPANVLAAAGAKPMPYGDGMSRPEQLEGKEITYTREALAARVQGTMLVKCTITREGRVQSCRVLKSVPLMEQTVVAALLSRVYKPILYKGQVVAVDYVFNIKLQMPRR is encoded by the coding sequence ATGATCAAGAGTGACGCTCCGAGCACTGAGGCCGTTGCGACCCCCGGGGGGGATCCGCTCGTTGGCCGGACACTCAATGGTCGCTTCAGCATCACCGAGCCGATTGGCATCGGCGGCATGGGCAAGGTGTACAAGGCCATGCAGGCCCCGCTGGACCGGGTGGTGGCGCTCAAGGTCCTCAACCCCAGCTTCCCCAGCACCAAGGATCCCGGCTTTCAGCAGCGCTTCCTGCGCGAGGCCTCGCTCACGTCCAAGCTCCGCCACCCCAATACGGTGACGGTGATCGACTACGGCCAGAGCGAAGACGGCATCTACTACATCGCCATGGAGTACCTGGAGGGTAGGACACTTGCGCAGGCGCTCGCCCAATCTGGCTCCCTGCCGTGGAGCCGGGTGATTGCCATCGTGCAACAGGTCTGTCGCTCCCTGCGCGAGGCCCACGGCATCGGCATCGTCCACCGGGACCTGAAGCCCGCCAACATCATGCTCCTGAATGAGTCGGACCAGGATCTGGTGAAGGTGCTGGACTTCGGCCTGGTGAAGTACATCGCCGAGAATGAGGCCCAGGCGGCACTCAACCCGGAGATCACCCAGAGCGGCACGTTCCTCGGCTCGCCGCAGTACATGGCTCCGGAGCAGGCGCGCAACGTGTCGGACGCGCGCAGCGACATCTACTCGCTGGGCGTGGTGATGTACCAGATGCTGCAGGGCCGCCCACCGTTCATCGCGCGGGACCACCTGGAGCTCATCTTCGCGCACTGCAAGGAGCCGCCTCCGCCCTTCAACTCGCTGCGGCCGCACCACCCCGTACCCGCGGACATCGAGCACGTGGTGATGCGCTGCCTGGAGAAGGATCCCGCGCGGCGCTACCAGTCCATGGACGAGATGCTGGAGGCGCTGCGGACGGCCAACATGGCCGCCGGTGGCCACAGCGGCATCTTCAAGCGTCCCGGTGCCGGGGCGACCACGGGCCCCCACCCCTCCCCTGCCTTCGCGTCCGCCGCAGCCACGGACACCAGCTCTTCCACCCTGGCGCTGGACATCAGCGTCGAGGAGCCCGAGTCGGCGGCCAAGGGCCGCAAGCGCAAGACGCTGGCCCTGGCGCTGGCTGGGGGTGCCATCGTCCTCGGGCTGGGGACGACGTTCGCCGTGATGCGCCCGAAGGAGGCCCCTCCCGCCGCACCCGTGGTGGCCGAGGCAACGCCCGCGGCGGCCCCGGCTCCCTCGACGCCTCCCCCGGCCGCGCCCGAGCCCACGCAGGCGGCGCCCCAGAAGGTGCGCTTCCGCCTCATGAGCGAGCCCACGGGCGCGCGCGTCTATTACCAGGGCAAGGAGCGCGGCACGACGCCGTTCGTCCTGGAGCTCCCCGCGGGCGGCGACGGCACGGTGACGGCCGAGCTCGTCTTCGCGCTCGAGGGCTACCAGACCGAGGCCGTGATCACCGGTGGCTCGGGAGACGTGGTGCTCTCGCAGAAGCTGCAGAGGCGCCGGGGAGGCCTGCCGGGCTCGAGGACCGAGTTCGCCAGTGCGCGCGGCTCCAGCCTGGAGCCCGCCACCTCCATGGCCTCGCTGCATCCGGCGGAGTCCCTGGCGCCCTCGGCGCCCGTGGCCAAGGCGGCCGATTCCGACAACGCTCCCACGGAGACGTCAGGCAGCGGGGGGGCCGTGCAGGTGCTCCCGGCCAACGTGCTCGCTGCGGCGGGCGCCAAGCCCATGCCGTACGGCGATGGCATGAGCCGGCCGGAGCAGCTCGAAGGCAAGGAGATCACCTATACCCGCGAGGCGCTGGCGGCCCGGGTGCAGGGAACCATGCTGGTGAAGTGCACCATCACCCGCGAGGGCCGCGTGCAGAGCTGCCGCGTGCTCAAGTCCGTGCCGCTCATGGAGCAGACGGTGGTGGCGGCGCTGCTGTCGCGCGTCTACAAGCCCATCCTCTATAAGGGCCAGGTGGTCGCGGTGGACTACGTGTTCAACATCAAGTTGCAGATGCCGCGGCGCTGA
- a CDS encoding chemotaxis protein CheW, with the protein MAETPTNPAESQAQRASVQRRLISLENELARLRRELFHLGGEHRLPGLFLTVEVAGTQVLLPSDAVQEVVRLVELQILPSSPPHVLGAFVYRGVSAIAVDLARMMGVEREPSLDAHLVVCSGIRTVALLVDHVQDIVEAPLLVDRVEETEQRSPWDKTGLMAGLCRSSDGALRPLLKTSAILAVPEET; encoded by the coding sequence ATGGCTGAAACTCCCACAAATCCGGCGGAATCCCAGGCCCAACGTGCCTCTGTCCAGCGGCGGCTGATCTCGCTGGAGAACGAGCTGGCGCGGCTGCGGCGAGAACTCTTTCACCTTGGCGGCGAACACCGGCTGCCCGGGCTTTTCCTCACTGTAGAGGTCGCCGGCACCCAGGTGCTCTTGCCTTCTGACGCAGTGCAGGAGGTGGTCCGGCTGGTGGAGCTGCAGATCCTCCCAAGCTCACCCCCGCATGTGCTGGGCGCCTTCGTCTACCGAGGCGTGTCCGCCATCGCGGTGGATCTGGCCCGGATGATGGGGGTGGAGCGCGAGCCCTCGCTGGATGCCCACCTGGTGGTGTGCTCCGGCATCCGCACCGTGGCGCTGCTGGTGGACCACGTGCAGGACATCGTCGAGGCACCGTTGCTGGTGGATCGGGTGGAGGAGACCGAACAGAGGTCTCCGTGGGACAAGACCGGCTTGATGGCGGGGCTGTGCCGCTCTTCGGATGGCGCCTTGCGCCCGCTCTTGAAGACCTCGGCCATCCTAGCGGTCCCGGAGGAGACGTGA
- a CDS encoding CheR family methyltransferase — protein sequence MSEGPRVDSLDEATLSRVEEVLREASGMTLASSVRRSLSTAITRAAEARGMEIPAFLQKLLAREAAVVEQFIEYAVIGETYFFRHPEHLRELGRVAALKEDGLFRVWSAGCATGEEAYSIAMTLMAAGLPVERIRVTASDISARSLQRARAATYGPWSVRRIEPSMERRFLTPQGDLVMVSSQARRPVEFLRHNLVLDTAPVSEQDAVFCRNVLIYFPHELVRQVIAKLIGALVPGGLLFLAPAEIPLTNGMGLEQLDVQGSPVLRLPRPRAATPVETVAVTTPAGPDPKQELLRKLKAPVLGSVSTVRPAPAPVPSPEPPAPVRTGASAGSGAAASDDVMRQALRAAQEGKFDQAEELAKEAARKLVPEAYLLLAMVTETRGNLNAAVDLVRKALYLDPSMALGHATLMTLYSRLSKREEAERARQNALRALDGLDDEHLLRGVETMTAGGLRQALAARNRT from the coding sequence GTGAGTGAGGGGCCGCGAGTGGACTCGCTCGATGAGGCCACGCTAAGCCGGGTCGAAGAGGTGCTGCGCGAGGCCAGCGGGATGACCCTGGCCTCCAGCGTGCGGCGCTCGCTGAGCACGGCCATCACCCGTGCGGCCGAGGCCCGGGGCATGGAGATCCCCGCCTTCCTCCAGAAGCTGCTGGCCCGCGAGGCGGCGGTGGTGGAGCAGTTCATCGAGTACGCTGTCATTGGCGAGACGTACTTCTTCCGCCACCCCGAGCACCTGCGCGAGCTGGGCCGGGTGGCCGCGCTGAAGGAGGACGGCCTGTTCCGCGTGTGGAGCGCGGGCTGCGCCACCGGCGAGGAGGCCTACAGCATCGCCATGACGCTGATGGCCGCGGGGCTGCCCGTGGAGCGCATCCGCGTGACGGCCAGCGACATCTCCGCCCGCTCGCTGCAGCGCGCCCGCGCCGCCACCTATGGCCCCTGGTCCGTGCGCCGCATCGAGCCCTCCATGGAGCGGCGCTTCCTGACGCCCCAGGGCGATCTGGTGATGGTCAGCTCCCAGGCGCGGCGGCCGGTGGAGTTCCTCCGCCACAACCTGGTGCTCGACACGGCGCCCGTGTCCGAGCAGGACGCCGTCTTCTGCCGCAACGTCCTCATCTACTTCCCCCACGAGTTGGTGCGGCAGGTGATCGCCAAGCTCATCGGCGCGCTCGTGCCCGGCGGGCTGCTCTTCCTGGCGCCCGCGGAGATCCCTCTCACCAATGGCATGGGGCTGGAGCAGCTCGACGTGCAGGGCTCGCCGGTCCTCCGGCTGCCCCGGCCCCGGGCCGCCACGCCCGTGGAGACCGTGGCCGTCACCACTCCGGCGGGGCCCGACCCCAAGCAGGAGCTGCTGCGCAAGCTGAAGGCGCCCGTCCTCGGCTCGGTGTCCACGGTCCGCCCGGCTCCGGCTCCCGTTCCGTCCCCCGAGCCCCCGGCGCCTGTCCGTACAGGTGCGTCCGCAGGCTCCGGTGCGGCGGCCAGTGATGACGTGATGCGTCAAGCGCTGAGAGCAGCCCAGGAAGGAAAGTTTGACCAGGCTGAAGAGCTGGCCAAGGAAGCGGCTCGGAAGCTTGTCCCCGAAGCATACCTGCTGCTGGCCATGGTCACGGAGACCCGGGGCAACCTGAACGCGGCGGTGGATTTGGTCCGCAAGGCACTGTATCTGGACCCGTCGATGGCGCTTGGCCACGCTACGCTGATGACGCTGTACTCGCGGCTGAGCAAGCGGGAAGAGGCGGAGCGGGCCCGGCAGAACGCGTTGCGCGCGCTGGATGGGTTGGACGACGAGCATCTACTCCGGGGAGTGGAAACGATGACGGCGGGAGGCTTGCGGCAGGCGCTGGCCGCTCGCAATCGGACATGA
- a CDS encoding methyl-accepting chemotaxis protein produces MEVQGSKPPMPGRRSVGRLSLRTKILLITGLTGGLVATLLSVVFTVQMRDALRNELASRARVVSIQLASNLAAATAARSQVTLQQAAEATLRDVGEVAYVVVRDGQGEVMAVAAAKSYSGADKVDASPQLQAVEREVTVSGRQVLETSAPILFGTAEDPRQPSATDTRSRVGTVQVGIQMESLTASVNEGVVHAALIGLAALALCLIAAAMLSRLVTVPLERLTGVAAGIAAGNLRQQVEIRSTDEIGELAQSFGKMARTVTDLVADLRNAAADIEREANSALTTSSQQSAMAHEQASAISETSTTVAEIAQTAKQATSYADSVISGTQRSEALSTEGQKVVAESVAGMEKLGEQVRAIAVAITELNERTLQIGDIITTVRDVAEQSNLLALNASIEAAKAGDHGRGFAVVAMEMRALAEQSKVAANQVRALLGEVQKGTKAAVAATDEGSRRAQAAMALAQSAGSAILGLAEVIKESSAAARQIAGNTRQQTIGVEQIATAMSELSVAMADSVNGTRQIEQVAGNLSNLSKKFSELVGRYQL; encoded by the coding sequence GTGGAAGTCCAAGGCAGCAAGCCGCCCATGCCAGGGCGTCGTTCGGTGGGACGGCTCAGCCTGCGCACCAAGATCTTGTTGATCACGGGCCTGACGGGCGGCCTGGTGGCCACGCTTTTGAGCGTGGTCTTCACGGTGCAGATGCGCGATGCCCTGCGCAATGAGCTGGCTTCGCGCGCCCGCGTGGTCAGCATTCAGCTGGCCAGCAACCTGGCGGCGGCGACGGCGGCCCGTTCGCAGGTCACCCTGCAGCAGGCGGCGGAAGCCACCCTCCGCGACGTGGGCGAGGTGGCCTATGTGGTGGTGCGCGACGGCCAGGGCGAGGTGATGGCGGTGGCCGCCGCCAAGTCCTACTCGGGCGCCGACAAGGTGGACGCCTCGCCCCAGCTCCAGGCCGTGGAGCGCGAGGTGACGGTGAGTGGCCGGCAGGTGCTGGAGACCTCGGCCCCCATCCTCTTCGGCACTGCGGAGGATCCGCGGCAGCCCTCGGCCACGGATACGCGCAGCCGGGTGGGCACTGTCCAGGTGGGCATCCAGATGGAATCGCTGACCGCCTCGGTGAATGAGGGCGTGGTGCACGCGGCCCTCATTGGCCTGGCCGCCCTGGCGCTGTGCCTGATCGCCGCCGCCATGCTGTCCCGGCTGGTGACGGTGCCGCTGGAGCGGCTGACGGGCGTGGCGGCGGGCATCGCCGCGGGCAACCTGCGGCAGCAGGTCGAAATCCGCTCCACGGACGAGATTGGCGAGCTGGCCCAGAGCTTCGGGAAGATGGCGCGCACGGTGACGGATCTGGTGGCGGACCTGCGCAACGCCGCGGCCGACATCGAGCGCGAGGCCAACAGCGCGCTCACCACCTCCTCGCAGCAGTCCGCCATGGCGCATGAGCAGGCCTCGGCCATCAGCGAGACGAGCACCACGGTGGCGGAGATCGCCCAGACGGCCAAGCAGGCCACCAGCTACGCGGACTCGGTGATCAGCGGCACCCAGCGCTCCGAGGCCCTGTCCACGGAAGGCCAGAAGGTGGTGGCCGAGAGCGTGGCGGGCATGGAGAAGCTGGGCGAGCAGGTGCGCGCCATCGCGGTGGCCATCACCGAGCTGAACGAGCGCACCCTGCAGATCGGCGACATCATCACCACGGTGCGCGACGTGGCCGAGCAGTCCAACCTGCTGGCGCTCAACGCCTCCATCGAAGCGGCCAAGGCCGGCGACCACGGCCGCGGCTTCGCGGTGGTGGCCATGGAGATGCGCGCCCTGGCCGAGCAGTCCAAGGTGGCCGCCAACCAGGTGCGCGCCCTGCTGGGCGAAGTGCAGAAGGGCACCAAGGCCGCCGTGGCCGCCACGGACGAGGGCAGCCGGCGCGCCCAGGCCGCCATGGCCTTGGCGCAGAGCGCGGGCTCCGCCATCCTCGGCCTGGCCGAGGTGATCAAGGAGTCCTCCGCGGCCGCGCGGCAGATCGCCGGCAACACGCGGCAGCAGACGATTGGTGTGGAGCAGATCGCCACGGCGATGAGTGAGCTGTCCGTGGCGATGGCTGACAGCGTCAATGGGACGCGTCAGATTGAACAGGTTGCGGGTAACCTCTCGAATCTCTCCAAGAAGTTCTCGGAGCTCGTAGGTAGATATCAGCTATGA
- a CDS encoding response regulator, with protein MNTAATRGAPLKVLIVEDTKTITNLLQVYLMGWGLQFFDAGNGVQGLAKAREIKPDLIISDVQMPEMDGFALCAAVRADSSLHATPFLLLTSLKDEASRQRGRLVGASAFLNKPVSVDELRERVRELLKLPVKGPTGR; from the coding sequence ATGAACACGGCCGCGACACGAGGCGCACCGCTGAAGGTCCTGATCGTCGAGGACACCAAGACGATCACCAACCTTCTGCAGGTGTACCTGATGGGGTGGGGGCTCCAGTTCTTCGATGCCGGCAACGGCGTCCAGGGACTGGCCAAGGCACGTGAGATCAAGCCGGATCTGATCATCTCCGACGTGCAGATGCCGGAGATGGACGGCTTCGCGCTCTGCGCGGCGGTGAGGGCGGACTCCTCACTGCACGCCACGCCCTTCCTGCTGCTCACTTCGCTCAAGGACGAGGCCAGCCGCCAGCGCGGCCGGCTGGTGGGCGCCAGCGCCTTCCTCAACAAGCCCGTCTCCGTGGACGAGCTGCGGGAGCGCGTGCGCGAGCTGCTGAAACTCCCTGTGAAGGG